One Amphiura filiformis unplaced genomic scaffold, Afil_fr2py scaffold_44, whole genome shotgun sequence genomic region harbors:
- the LOC140144177 gene encoding uncharacterized protein isoform X1 codes for MKIVRRRYIGVSRINLGFDREHHERMKSIITQSTNPCPKDHVLNASLQHEREVMRNWRNEELKKYKTSKEPSAEVNEKVMKMISLPAQERDELAGEMHRQLTLGRLYYWKIWVNLPNRSQEGFWRSFYFWRSSNNLTQGNMDEAMWERISTEEEALRVKLM; via the exons ATGAAGATAGTGCGGAGACGATACATCGGCGTGAGCAGGATCAATTTGGGTTTTGATAGAGAACACCAT gaaagaatGAAAAGCATCATCACGCAGTCGACAAACCCATGCCCTAAAGATCATGTGCTCAACGCAAGCTTACAACATGAGAGGGAGGTGATGCGTAACTGGCGGAATGAAGAATTAAAGAAA TACAAAACATCCAAGGAGCCATCGGCAGAGGTGAACGAGAAGGTCATGAAGATGATCTCCCTGCCAGCTCAAGAAAGAGATGAGCTGGCAGGTGAGATGCACCGCCAGTTGACACTTGGC AGACTATACTACTGGAAGATATGGGTGAACTTGCCTAACAGGTCACAGGAGGGATTTTGGCGCTCCTTTTACTTTTGGCGAAGCTCCAATAATCTTACTCAGGGAAATATGGATGAAGCGATGTGGGAGAGAATATCAACAGAGGAGGAGGCGCTAAGAGTTAAATTgatgtaa
- the LOC140144177 gene encoding uncharacterized protein isoform X2 has product MKSIITQSTNPCPKDHVLNASLQHEREVMRNWRNEELKKYKTSKEPSAEVNEKVMKMISLPAQERDELAGEMHRQLTLGRLYYWKIWVNLPNRSQEGFWRSFYFWRSSNNLTQGNMDEAMWERISTEEEALRVKLM; this is encoded by the exons atGAAAAGCATCATCACGCAGTCGACAAACCCATGCCCTAAAGATCATGTGCTCAACGCAAGCTTACAACATGAGAGGGAGGTGATGCGTAACTGGCGGAATGAAGAATTAAAGAAA TACAAAACATCCAAGGAGCCATCGGCAGAGGTGAACGAGAAGGTCATGAAGATGATCTCCCTGCCAGCTCAAGAAAGAGATGAGCTGGCAGGTGAGATGCACCGCCAGTTGACACTTGGC AGACTATACTACTGGAAGATATGGGTGAACTTGCCTAACAGGTCACAGGAGGGATTTTGGCGCTCCTTTTACTTTTGGCGAAGCTCCAATAATCTTACTCAGGGAAATATGGATGAAGCGATGTGGGAGAGAATATCAACAGAGGAGGAGGCGCTAAGAGTTAAATTgatgtaa